AATGGCATGGTATTTTACCACAGGGAGGCCCTGTGTCCATATTAGCGGCATGTGAGCGCCCACAACAGTTTGCAGGGGTCCTGCTGATTGGACCTGCCATCAAGCCTTTTCCTGGGGAGGCTCCGGGATGGAAGGTAAGCAGGGAAGAAGATACACTTGTGAGGAAAACAGTTACATCGACTGAAGTACTTTTacgtaaaatttaaaaaaaatatgataacaTGCTACAGTCAGAGTGCATGTGTAGGTTTTACAAATAGCAACATACTTTCTTGTATATATAACCATGGTGCTGTTGTGACACATAGGAAAACTAGCATCTGATTAGAGATTGAAGTTTCACACTCTTTAGTAAATCCTGCAGCCAGCCAGACAGAGACAATAAACAGGTTGTTTGATTGAGGACGTTCGTTCTTCATCATGTTGGCTGCTTTGGACATGTAGTTGACAAAATGTACTCACACACACTACCTCTTTATGACTTTGGGAACAGCCAATAGAAATACACAATGAATTTAACTCCTGCCACCCCCAAGGAATTGTGTGACtattgttcttgttgttgtcaGGTGTTTTTGTTAAAACTAGTTGTTCCTGTGGTGCCCTGGCTGGCACTCACCTCTGGTGACAGGTCAGATCTGGTGGGTAAGGATGAGGAAACGGTGAGTGGAAATCCGAGATATTTCAGTCTGTGATCCCCTCATTTCCAAGTTATCTTAAGATAATCATGATACAAATATAGCATTCATTGTGAAATAATAAGTTGCACCCCTCTTTATAATTGTATTTTTAATGGAGAAAAATAGAATTGTTGCACTTCTGGTCAATCTGATAGCTGGTGATAACATCTTCTGTTATCCACATGTaacacttactcactcactatccagtttgattatactgctgctaaGATCCCTGAAGCAGGGGTtggcagcagttggctagtcttcacacaaATTAAAAATGACCTTGGCTTAATTCCTGCTACAGTACATGGGATAATCATACCTATGccaatatgtacatttttaagAAACACctacttgtacattgtactatttTTGAGGAAAGGGGTGTCTACTGGCCAAATCTGATGTAGCTTTTGCTTACTGACACTTTGGCAGGCTTCAGAGTGGTTGATTCTGCCTGGGTTGTAAATAGAATAATTTATTGTTcttatgatgtacaaaattttgTTCACAGAATCGGAAGATACAAGAGGATCCTCTCTGTTTCCATGGTGGTCTCAAGCTGCGAACTGCTGCGCAGATTCTTACAGGTACTGggggcatgtgtgtgtgtgtgtgtgtgtgtgtgtgtgtgtgtgtgtgtgtgtgtgtgtgtgtgtgatgtatgGTGCCAAATCTGAGCTTTGACTCAATGCAATGGCTTTGAATCAATGCGAATTGCTAAAAGGGTTATCACTAGGGCTGattatcggtacagcgtaccggtacaaaaccggtttttcttattggaccagtccagaaaaaccggacctgaaaaaattaggtggaccggatgttggaccgatgacaaaattaacagattattttatcaggcattcacatgttttggcgcttgcaggtggaagaaaataacaatagtgaagtagagtagagtttataataatttctaccaagttttacagccaatcgtacaggtgcagttagtgttgttgggttttaaaacgccagtgtaagtctaatactccaccatacagatttctttgtagtgaaatggaccattggtatgagtcatactgcatcaggtccaggtccaaacctgatcctttggacctgaattttcagtaccggtacccatccctagttACCACTTAAGTTTAAGAGTGTCTGGAACAAACACtgttttaaagaaattttatgTCAGTGATGTTTCCATAAAACACCTACTATTGACTTGAACACAGGGCAATTCTGCTAAATGTTTTAGGTAAAGTTTTTGCACATTTTCAGGTATGCAGAAGGTTCAGTCTCAGGTGGATGACATTGAGTGGCCATTTCTTGTGATGCACGGTGAAGACGACCAGGTCGTGAATAGTGAGGGGTCCAAGATACTGTACGAGAAGGCAAGAAGCTTGGACAAGACGATGAAGGTAGACATCTTATCTACTGATGATTGTTTCAGTAGACTTTGAAGTGTTCACAAGTCAGTGTGTTAAAACAATAAAGGTGCCTGCTATGTCACCCAGAATGAGTGAACTTTAAACAGCAATGTTAACACATGCAGCACAGAGGCACATTCAGAAAATAAAGGGCATTGGTATCTAGGATTTTATTCTTCAGTTGATATATTTCACAGACAGCTAGGTAAGTCTGTTTTACTTGTTCGCCTTGTTCcttgttggaaaaaaaattgtacatgtataactacaATTTAAGTGTAAACCTTTAGATAGTAACACACCAACGAATATATTCAGTTACATATTAATAGACTCTTTGTCTTTTGGTCAGACCTATCCAAACTGTCGCCATGGTCTTCTGAAGGAGACAAAAGAAGATGCAGACAAAGTGAAGCAAGACATCTTGGAATGGCTGCTGGCCAGGACCGAAccaatgtagtacatgtaggatGCCACAAGTCCATGCAATATCAATTGAGCATCCCCCATTTGAAGGTCAACAAAACTTTGTCTTAGACAACTTGAACATATCACACGGCCTACAACTGAAGAGACCTGCTTCTGAatctaacatctattatcataataccggtacgtttacgacgatttctctagccatactgatttgacaaattgtcaacgcatcattttctccatttacatgttgctgttataggttacccttgccacttcttctgtgtaacttttctgtcactcttgtcctgctaaaagcgtaatattgtaattgtaacacgccgcggaattacacggcgaacgggcgcgtggttgggagggagtaaaaaataccggtaggaagaaacacggcacaattaactgccgctatgtacatttatacatcctctgatgttccttccttttctgtcagtaaatgcataaaacataaacctgcatgagcatacaaaatgtcatgagaaaacagacgtatactgtcaagaattttcatttaacttttgtctgtcacaaccgctatgacgtaacactttactgctagcgtagatataaaaatggcgggaaaatggctgcgtacgttcaattttgcccattcagtcgtagatccgggctattatgcaacggttcttcacacttttacatgagttgtaggtcaccaacagaaattcaagattgttgttgaatcatgttcgtcttgtgccgtgagcatgtgtaattatgatctataaatttggcaatgaatgtgagagtgtgttcgtcccacgacgagctgcctaccccgaaaaagatactgaaaacttttggccttgttgtcttcgaacgcattgttatcgatgctttgtaaatgatgtattggacacctagatgtctgaagtgtgcacagctcagaaataactattgttgcatgtgtagatctctttaagttccagtatttttaatctaccggtataagtcttactaccggtattatgccaatgcatgttagattTTGTATTTGAGAATTTAGTATCAAGAAGACACTCAGGAAGCAGCATTTTGAACATTCAAAAGTAGCATAGCAGTCCTTCTTTAAATCGTAAGGGTTGACCAAGGACTGATCTTTCTGGTGCTTGGAATAATGACTTGAAGTAATTGATGGATTTATTGATATAtactaaatacatttgtattttttgtttttcgttagccatttttatttttcttgaatgtattACAGAACGCGTCAGTTACCTTctttctttatttagaacactgtttAGAACACCTCAGTAGTTACCTGTcttgtttactttagaacacattagccgttacctgttttgtttatttagaacatagaGTATTCTTTGTTCTGCAgatttgtaaactttttttttcactgatgaagaacgGCGACGCCGTTCAAAACGTTTAATTAAAATTTAATATATATCCATAAGTATGGACTGATTCATCTTCAATTTAGCATAGCAGTCTTACCATGCAATAGGTGGGCTTATGAATGAAAAAGGCAAGAGAGGTTTTCTAGTCTtcatcttttttatttattacgtCTCAAAACAAGCTTGGTGACATCTGGTAAAACACAAAGTGATAGGGACATCTTCTACATTTACAGATTTGAGATATGCTATGTACATGCTTCTGTATACTGATGAAGTAGACCACACCTACTGTTACTGTGCTGtttgcatgctttttgtctTAACAGTCAAAATCTGTCCACAAGTCATGTGGTCCTCAAAATTAAAGGTACACAAAGATACAGGACTAATATAATTATAGTGTGGTCATTTGCATATACATATCGGTATATATTACATCTTCATTTAAGTTGATGGACCCCTTGTAGTTGTCCTTTAAATTCCCCTGCAGAGGTGTATACAAGAAAGGTTGTACAAGTTATATATGGCACACTTCTTAACAGCAAAAAGGCATAGTGTAGTACTCTCAACTTTTGTGAGTCAAGAAGACCAGCAAGCTACAGCCTTTGACCTTTTTAACATCTTCCGTTCAATGGAATAGATTATGGCAAATGATTCTGGGTAGACGCACCTACCCAGAATCCTTTGATTTGTTCCGCTGACTTCATGTTCAACCTGTGCTTTTTTGCCATCACAAGTTTGTGGAGCCAACCTACCTTCCttacagaaaataacaaaaccaaCCAGGCCAGACTCTGAATGGCATGAAACATCCTAATGCACATTTCTAAGAATCTCTAGGCAAGCAGAGTATTATTCTGGTTGCATGCAAGCAACTTTATTTACCTTGAACACATGCTATTGAACACACTTGTGGCCTAACAGATTGACCTGTTCATCTGAAATACTGGATTATTATACTGACTCATTAACTGTTCACATCTAaagaaaatatgtcattttgatgGGGTTTCATCACAATTCATCCTGAGTTAAATCAGTAGATATTTTCCAATTTTATTCTATGAATCGTTCTATTCCCAACAGCATGCACTCTAGAAAAGCATGAACCTGAAATAAAACACTACAACATTTCCTACATCTATGTTCACCAGGATATACAGGTATGGCCGCCATCATCTTTTCACACTAGGGCATCATGATCATCCAAAATTCTTCATGTAAAAATTGCCGCAGTCGCCAAGAATTCTTCGTTTTCAATTCCTTCACCAGTTTGTGCTGCATCACGTAGATACCGCAAGTTTCAGCCTGATAAAGTTTTGACCATACTTGTAATTACGTAACACTGTTTGGTCATGGCATATTTCCATATAATCACAGCTACTCCAGATATCATAACAGTAGTAATAAGTACATCTCTGCCAAGCACTAACAGTACATCTAGTATTGTCACCTCTGTTCTCAGTAAAATTTTACAAAGATTCCCTGCTGAAAACATACGTTTCTGTTTGGCCAGCTTTATAAGAATTCTGTGAAGCAATTTCAGTCTGCCATGCATCTTTGGGGAGTAGATACAAAGCATGTAAAGTCCTGATTTTGTATCAGCTGTAGAGGATTACAAGCAACACTCTTCCAGCTACCCAAATATCCATAAACCAATGTCACcactacacaatgtacatgtacaccgcAGGTAAGTTAGCAAGGAGACTATTAATTCTGCTACACAGGCAGCTATGTAAGACTGTTTTACACACGCTGAATTCTCATACCAAAACACTTGTAACCTTCCTGCTGATATGGCCTTTTGGCACCAAAGCTGTATTGGTTATGGCATCAGTAAGCTGGGAGAGTGCTAATCACTTTATCACAACAATCCCCAATGACTTCCAGACAATTAGaggtttgtacatttgtatgctgTACAAACAGCAGTTACAAAAATGGGAATTTTTGGCAGCAGACAAGTTTGTTCAATGCAAACCTGTTAGACCAAAAGGCCAGTGAATTATGGTTAAAGTTATTAAGAATCGACAAATGTCTCAAAAATGATAGTAGCAGAAGGAATGCCACATGTTCACAATAATCCTTGTCTCGGTTCTCCAATTATAGCtattaaaatacatgtagcatcaatTGAAAGAAGTGGTTTCTGTTAGAATCTGTATACTTCTTACGTAAACACCAGAAAGCATGACACTCACGAATGAGAGGGTGGAGATATATATCTAACTTCAACAGCTTTTCTCCCACTGGTAATCTACAAATACAGTAGCTACAGGTTTCTGGGCACATCTGATCCCTTTCATGAAATATGAGAAATTGTATGTCAAAAGTTGACTGCTGTCATATAATCTTTGCATCATACTCTATCATGATTTTGATCTAAATATACCTGTACCCATCCCTGTCATGATACCAGTCATTTAAATTGCATATCCTTTCCACAGGACTAATCTTAAGTCTAAGTTCTAAAGGAGAAAACAATGTAAAGTTTAGAATGGCTCTTAACTAAAGCAAATTTTGCAAGTGCTTTTTACCTTAAATGAGTGTGTGTTCATATGTTAATAGATTGTTAAAAAAAGTTCCAATCAGGTGCAGCTGAACAAATGAACATTATGTCAATGCCGGTCAGTTGAAATCTTGAAAGGATCCCTTGCACAGGCTGTCAGTACGGTTGACAGTTTCAATGTGGGCAGGACTAATTTGATGTATTCATGACAACTTTCATGAgaaaagaataaataaataaagatgcCCAGAAAATTACAATATGGCTTGCAATAGCACCTTGCGTCAGGCAAGCTCTAATGCACAAGGTAATAATCAGACAATGGCTTCACAAATACCTCAGAAGTGACAAACGATGTGGCACATTCATATCATTGCATCAAGGGAATAAACCTCACGATCTGAAGAGAAATACTCAAGGTTGTTGAATCATACATTAGGTTGTGTTGTTGGCTTATTATTTCAAGTTAAAACTATCTGCAATTAGATCCTTCTGTTGTGAGATAGAGTTTGTGAACTTATTGTAGAGGAATATCATCAAGTAGACTGTAGAGAACAATCTTTATGTTTTAAGATGAAAgctaattccattgttttcgaGACAcagtacatgactttgtgtttGATTTGTCGATTCACATGGCAGTGACTCAGTTAAAAAGATCAGGCCTTTATCActgaaggaaaagaaaattgtagaggttaccattttttgtatagAAACGACATGAGAAACAATGCTTCTGTGACACAGTATTACATGAACTTTGAAAACAGTAATAGCTAACAAAAAACAGCATCTAATGTTTGCTGCGGAGCTACTAATCAATTCTAACGTGTGTGAAGAATGCAGCATTTTTTACCGTATATGTCATAAATTAGAAGAATTTGGTCCCGGATTAATACTTTACGACCTGAATTTATAGAGCACCACCATCAGATGAAAAAGAAAGCTGTCCAAAATGTACAGGAATTAAAACACTTTTAAGCAGTCGTATTTCCGTTTGGTCTCGAGCTCCAACACTCTTATTGGCACAAGTCACAATCACAATGCTGTAGAAACCCTTGACCCCGCCATGAGCTATTCTATGATCCATCTGGCTCTGAAAACAATCATGTCTTTATAACCACTACTTTGCTTCTTCACCCTTTCCTACAAAAGTTTGGTCACATTCCAGGGATGTTCCCAATATTTTCCTGCAATATTTGAACTCTGGCTTAATGTTATCATAGCTATTTATGGACATAAACATACAGAatgtgattttgaaaaatgggGGATGTCCCTGTCTAATACAAACATGCACTGGCAATTGTCACTAAGTATTCAAtgtaacataacaaaaataacCTAGTCTTGTGTAATATGTAGGTACAAACTGAAGTGTTTTAGGCAATGTTTTTCAAGCAATTTTAGTTAACTTGGCTCCAATGGACTAGTTTCCCCTTATGTTTAATCGTTTCTCACTTTCTGACCCCCAGAAATCACAATACCGGACCACAGGTTAGTTCCAGTCATTTTTACAATTTTGTGCTGAACCTCTCAACCACTGCAAAACCAATGTCACTACAATCACTTGAAAACTTTTGGACTGCTTTGTCCTATGATAAGCAGCCTTTACTAAATTTATTTCTGTGTCCTTTTTTGTCCATGTAGCACTGCTAAGGGTATCAAAACTGATACATGTGCATACAAGAGGTACTTAAAATATGCACATTTTTCATCATTAATTTACTTTATAAATGTAGGCTTACGGGGTACTTTTAAAATGTTAGAGTTATCAATTCTCCTTATCAGTAATACAGTGTATGTGTACTTGGGGTGTGTAATATGgaaatgtgaacagcttttATTCATCTTAAGTTTCTTCTTGCCGTTTCCAAAGATTTTATGAAACGAGGAAATTTTGAACCTGCAAAATTTCTTTTAACTGAGAacattgtttgtgaatgggttTGGTATGTGACCAGAATGGCTTATCTTGGGGTAGGGGTGCTCAGCTTTTATATACAAGAAGTTTTATTGCCTCAATAATTTGGAATGAAATCTGTGAGTCTTGACTTACCCATCATCTCTTAAGAGAAACTCTTCCATCTGATATAATCATAGCCTAACTTGAATAGCATTTCATAGATCTCTGGACTGTAAAATGCATATCCTGTACATCTAACCAAGCATTATACGCAACAGACAACTGTCATGCCAGCACAATACCTTTGTTTCCCACCAACAAGAACACTCTTTGCCACCATCTGCATATGTTTAACGCCAGATGCACAGTTCATACACTACTGATAAACTACTGCTCTGCTTGCAGCAAGTCTTCATGGGTAGGGCCCAAATGCACCATGGGAAAGCTGGGGAGACTAATCGCTGTCTGTGTTGTTCCACAATGTTGCATGTTTGACAGTCTCGTGTTTCCCTGCAGCTAAACCCTCGCAGCATCATTGTCGTTGTCGGGGTTACCAGAGCCACAGCACACCTGTCAAAGAAGAACACACCCTCTGTTAGGTCTCTAGTATTATTTACTGAGTTGTGACAGATTTTCATCATTCCACCACAGGTACTGAGTCACATTGTAAAACCCTTAATACTGCACATTATACAAAAGTGACTCAACATCTTGATAGACTTTGTGAATGTCTATTGTTGGTGAAACTGCTTTTGTTGAACTGATACAATGATATGTGATCTCAGTCTTCCAAGACAGATTCTTAAAGACTTAAATAGTGTGTAGACCCCAAGCAAAGTAAGAGGTGGGAGAAGAGGACAGATGAGAAAGACCAAACAGTGTTCAGGAGGAAATGAGGGAACTTGCCAGTCATTGAGAGATGCCAAGCAGTTCCTTCCTACCAATCTACTCGTCACTACTGTCACTACTGCAGCACACCTGCAGCAGAGGAGAGGAAACACAGACAAGAGTTTAAACAAAGCAGGGACTCCACAgacagtatacatgtagtggTAGGCTTATGCCTGTGCAAACAAAATGCAACCTTAAATGCTGCCCCATTGGATGAGAATGGAGATGTGAAATAATAACTTTTATTAGGCAACTATTGAACCATGGTTAATAACCATATGGATGATTGATATACCTGTACATATTTATCAACAGTTTGTTAATGGCAGGTCGTGCTGGAGGTATTTGAACAGGAGGTAGCCTTTCTGACTATGGGATATTCACCTGTCGTTTGAATGTTCTACTGAAGAAACCACGTcttggagggggagggggctggTCCATTATGAGGTCAGGGGTGGGTTCACCATCTTCAGACAACACGTTCAGCTCTTGATAACATTCTGTTTCTATCATCTGCAGGAAGAAAAAGTAGTTATGATAATTATTGGTTATGGTTGTAACAATGCTGCAATACCAACAACTGTGGTCACATGTCTCTACAATAATAATGTGCCCATAGCAGAGTTCTCACCAGACTTTTTTCACAGCAAAGGGACATTAGTGCAGCAGGGCCATGTGGTAAGCAATGTAGGTGTGAGTATTGAAGGGGTCTGGGGAATCCTCCCCCTGAAAATGTTAAATCTATAATTGTTACAAAcactatttcctacatttttaagggccaaatttagtgaaataaagccattgttacaaaacaaacaataaaaaaagtccCCTTTGCTGGTTTAAACACAGTGtcggggcccaaatcacagcaaagGGGATGCAAAGCACAGCATAAAGGCCCCCTATGCTGAAAAGGTCTGGCGAGAAAGCTGCATAGCATTATGTTAGTGTTCCTTGCAATTCATCCTTCCCAACATAGGGGGAGCTGCAGGAACACATTGACACTCAATAATTTACATGTAGGTGAATCAAGAATTATCTTATTCATCTAGCCATCTCTTAGAACCCCCTGGAAGGGTCTTCATGTTGTTACCATTAAGTTGCAAAGATCTATTTTTAGTTTCTACTTGGAGATAAACATAAAGAGCTAAAGAGAACATAGAGAGATTTCAACGAGCATTAATTAGTTTGAATAGAAAGGGGTGATTGGACTACTAAAGCTACCTCTTGTTGCCATGGAATGGAGACACTGCCAGTGTTGAacttgctgtagaaggactcgTCAGCCTGGTCCAGGTTCACTCCCTTCACCGTGGAGAACTGCTCAATGTCCAGCACGTCCTTGGCATACACAGCTCTCGGCTGGAAAGAAGAGCTATGGTCACTACAAGATGCGTGATGTCATCTCAGGGAGCCACAACTTCTAGCTTACAATGTAGTTTTGAGCTATCCTGTTTTCAGCCTACCATCTCAACCAGGTGCTGTGTACTTACTTAATAACAACGGAAGAGGCAAAAAGGTCTTCATGCTTACCTGACTACAAATATCTGCAGTCATGCAATTTGTtgaatgtacacatgtaaaccAAGGATTCTAAATAAACTTTGcatttttggaggggggggggtgctagcCTGAAACTAGTGAAAGCAATTGAAGAAGTGTAATATTGTAATGTGACTCACATCAGGGACGAACTCAGGCTTGACCATGCCAGCCTCTAACCTCTTGAAGTTGAGTTTAAAGAAGGTGTGGGTCTTGATATCGTCGGCTCGACTCCCCATGGCATCATCCACACAACCAAGACGCAACTTTGGGTCTTTCTGCAAAAGCTATGGAACAAAAGCTGTCATTGTCTTGCACTAAACCACATCAAAAGCTCTATAAACAGAACTGGCTCCTTCCAGTAATAAATTCAAACATCGGTTAGTACCAATTCAATTATAATGTACAGTTATTCAACGAACTCTTGTTGGCAAAAGACATTGTGCACTTAGGCTCTTGTTTGACAACCTTCTATCAATTCTTCAAAACACTTGGTCCCTTATGCTTTAGCATGACAATGTAATATCATTGGCACCGCAATGACATTATGAGGAAAACTTTCTGTGTATCAAAAAGGTTTCAAATAAAGACCACATTGAAGCC
The sequence above is drawn from the Branchiostoma floridae strain S238N-H82 chromosome 4, Bfl_VNyyK, whole genome shotgun sequence genome and encodes:
- the LOC118414342 gene encoding monoglyceride lipase-like isoform X1; translation: MATSGEDTDRCTPQGVSYSTLPHMVNADGRYLHCKTWEPPGSKPRALLMIAHGLDEHIGWYDDFAQFLTGHNILVFSHDHIGHGQSEGERADVKDFNILVRDTLQHVDMIVEKYPDTPVYILGYSMGGPVSILAACERPQQFAGVLLIGPAIKPFPGEAPGWKVFLLKLVVPVVPWLALTSGDRSDLVGKDEETNRKIQEDPLCFHGGLKLRTAAQILTGMQKVQSQVDDIEWPFLVMHGEDDQVVNSEGSKILYEKARSLDKTMKTYPNCRHGLLKETKEDADKVKQDILEWLLARTEPM
- the LOC118414342 gene encoding monoglyceride lipase-like isoform X2, which produces MIAHGLDEHIGWYDDFAQFLTGHNILVFSHDHIGHGQSEGERADVKDFNILVRDTLQHVDMIVEKYPDTPVYILGYSMGGPVSILAACERPQQFAGVLLIGPAIKPFPGEAPGWKVFLLKLVVPVVPWLALTSGDRSDLVGKDEETNRKIQEDPLCFHGGLKLRTAAQILTGMQKVQSQVDDIEWPFLVMHGEDDQVVNSEGSKILYEKARSLDKTMKTYPNCRHGLLKETKEDADKVKQDILEWLLARTEPM